Proteins encoded by one window of Salvia splendens isolate huo1 chromosome 5, SspV2, whole genome shotgun sequence:
- the LOC121805492 gene encoding two-pore potassium channel 1 codes for MGSDDEKPLLRDLLSPASENDQKIDPKRRRYRRCRSAPLAEFLPGEISTTADGSLPNSESSLSNINPSFRRVSIYLILYLAIGAVCFYLVQDQIKGDKVDRVLDSLYFCIVTMTTVGYGDLVPNSVASKLLACAFVFSGMVLIGLMVSKGADHLVEKQEILLIKALHMNRKTGSSEIQKEMEDNKVHYKCLVTMALFVVLVVVGTLFLTQVEKLDWVDAFYCVCSTITTLGYGDKSFSTKAGRVFAIFWILTSTVCLAQFLCYIAELNTESRQKALAKFVLTKRMTNVDLEAADVDENGIVGAAEFVIYKLKEMGKINQEDISLLLAEFEYLDVDQSGTLSTSDIGLAQSCQTGP; via the exons ATGGGCAGTGATGATGAAAAGCCCTTACTAAGAGATCTACTGAGTCCTGCATCTGAAAATGATCAAAAAATTGATCCCAAAAGACGAAGATatcgccgttgcagaagtgctcCTTTGGCTGAATTCCTTCCTGGGGAGATCAGCACAACTGCTGATGGGAGTCTTCCAAATTCAGAATCCTCCTTATCTAACATCAATCCCAGTTTCAGAAGGGTGTCTATTTACTTGATTCTGTACCTAGCCATCGGTGCCGTATGCTTTTACCTCGTTCAGGACCAGATCAAGGGAGATAAGGTCGACCGGGTTCTTGATTCTCTTTACTTCTGCATTGTGACCATGACCACTGTTGGATATGGAGACCTTGTTCCCAACAGTGTAGCCTCGAAGCTTCTTGCCTGTGCTTTCGTCTTCTCGGGAATGGTCTTGATTGGCCTGATGGTGAGTAAAGGGGCAGATCACCTTGTCGAAAAGCAGGAGATCTTGCTTATCAAGGCTCTGCATATGAACAGAAAAACTGGCTCGAGTGAGATTCagaaggaaatggaggacaACAAAGTTCATTATAAGTGTCTTGTGACAATGGCCCTCTTTGTAGTACTCGTTGTAGTTGGCACATTGTTTCTAACTCAAGTTGAGAAACTGGATTGGGTTGATGCATTCTATTGCGTTTGCTCGACTATTACAACTTTGGGTTATGGAGATAAAAGCTTCTCCACCAAGGCAGGACGTGTCTTTGCTATATTTTGGATCTTAACTAGTACTGTTTGTTTGGCACAGTTCTTGTGTTATATTGCTGAGCTTAACACTGAGAGCAGACAGAAAGCACTTGCCAAATTTGTCCTAACCAAGAGGATGACCAATGTTGATTTGGAGGCAGCTGATGTCGATGAAAATGGGATTGTCGG GGCAGCTGAATTTGtgatatataaattaaaagagatgGGGAAGATAAATCAAGAAGACATCTCACTTCTGCTGGCTGAGTTCGAATACCTGGATGTTGATCAATCTGGGACTCTCTCCACCTCCGACATAGGTCTTGCCCAATCATGTCAAACCGGACCCTGA